The Girardinichthys multiradiatus isolate DD_20200921_A chromosome 6, DD_fGirMul_XY1, whole genome shotgun sequence genome window below encodes:
- the LOC124870651 gene encoding zonadhesin isoform X1, translating into MLGGVHADSLISLLLAFLAYLTTICRAENDLSLVKLPEWKEISDYVAPCFYSQHGNLTCDWTKGRRTAPGDGKVEILESPQLAVTGEACLEFWHLASGSSRAATLRALLKNSLGQEEIWTSLPLPRDAWRQVSVPLNITELGSLVMFEAVHPLAVDQTTLKRIGVRRGSCINQCEANTELWTDNSTRCLCSVGQRFCFSSLCPRDQICGPQKNGPSSSPSGMCTIHSNTYCHTFDGAVFRFMSPCTYVLTKTCSATEALTKFNVEVVNLQSDNAALPTIQQINIDLDNLRVSLLKSQMHWAVVNGVWRELPLSLKNDTIHIKGNPAAVVMGSNAGVSISYDNTGAVQVRIPLQYSDRVCGLCGNFNQLPGDDLLKPDGTKANSATALAKSWQTGENVSSCETIQVPQHCDPLTEFHFSSDKYCGLLRSGSGPFSSCLPVVGAESHFQACLLGLCSNHGDQSVLCETLEVYADVCQMAGIAVPTWRNSTFCAPVCGENSHYNSCANGCPEVCSSLDQPGFCGTCEERCECDPGFKLSGDKCVPADQCGCWYNGKHYKKGGMTVEGDCIQQCQCIGNDVMQCTTMKCASDEVCREKNGVKGCFPFKPATCSVYGDPHYVTFDKLAYNFQGGCAYTLTTTCGGHSTVQFTVNGFNIHPADQTFTRSKLEAVALQLDGLDLTLNQSGKVNVNSDAVRLPYSTSGSYGSVWVYVKNDYTILETTFGLKMEMDGHSRLFLQVDERYKYELCGLCGTYSGYQDDDFAMPGGQIATGSFEFGDSWRLHANEECTAYPNNPRECLADEVTIANEECSMVFQGAFEDCHEHVHPSIYFSSCVYDYCATSGNQATLCESLKSYAAACQVEGVELSHWQTGTPCGFSTTVPTTSSSTSPDQAFCPINCNFDTNMCGWQQLIQDSFDWTRHSGATPSNLTGPHQDHTTGAGFYMYLEGDDASHGDSARILSPSCQLDGPVCFYFWYYMYGSASSMALNIHQLQANKATKIWSAMNNQGPKWSLGKADLNISGTFKFIIEGIRGSTEQSDVAIDDIAITSGSCSEVSFNLVVTALPLGTTEVGPSHPFCNFECSFKNSLCSWSQMVTDAFDWTWNNGSTPTEMTGPSTDHSGDGNYIYIEATSVTHGDTARLISSKCADTGLHCLQFWYHMYGSAETMGLNIYLLQNKVDEAVWQKRNNQGNMWHLAQVELNATTAFQIILEGRRGSNDQSDVAVDDITLYLGRCSDLSGMGTALPINPNFNMTAIPSVNLSTTAAPESPVLYSTAHITKSTVTVSPTNNLTTVSIDIQNITESPGKGQHPECHLDCDFEQDLCQWSQMLTDVFDWERHSGSTPTLTTGPLSDHTTGDGHYLHIEANKASLGDTARFISTECPDTGPQCLEFWYHMYGSADTMGLHIYLLKDKQATVVWRKRNDQGNMWHHAQVALTVNGTFQIIFEGRRGSNDESDVAVDDIRLRRGLCQDLARPTDAQANLSPTNAPLVPVATQLGLSNVTEPQVSPTAGPPPPATQGNATAGPQVPATTQPAPSNATGPPPPATQGNATAGPQVPATTQPAPSNATGPPPPATQGNATAGPQVPATTQPAPSNATGPPPPATQGNATAGPQVPATTQPAPSNATGPPPPATQGNATAGPQVPATTQPAPSNATGPPPPATQGNATAGPQVPATTQPAPSNATGPPPPATQGNATAGPQVPATTQPAPSNATGPPPPATQGNATAGPQVPATTQPVPSNATGPPPPATQGNATDGPQVPATTQPALFNVTGHNSPRTIPENPPSTKSTRPTLWPDLSVAPKRTMSPKQTVLPLPETTQVSTPSCVKNSHYTTCISACSPTCKYLNGPPHCMAQKTCVSGCVCNKGFVQKGSICVPIQHCGCMDGNGTTHHFNELWYTNHCSQKCECEDDDGEGKIDCKDKDGCDGDSVCLQHEMGQYYCKSTGFSECTIQGDPEYQTFDKQKHDFSGTNLYVLVRTKNLPKNLPEIYIEGTNACTDEDSQNDDSSEENTSTIDGEDDKQKLQGLKLKVYNHTVELKHTRKVFVDGQRIEVPGSSAPGLEIRMRSSRIYIKTDFGLSVEFNGNCKTDIILPVLYKRRVEGLCGNFDGRKSNDKQKPDGTLAKNIKEFGESWAV; encoded by the exons ATGCTTGGAGGTGTCCATGCAGATTCGTTAATCTCTTTATTGCTAGCCTTTTTGGCTTACTTGACCACTATATGCAG AGCAGAAAATGACTTGTCATTGGTAAAGTTACCAGAGTGGAAGGAAATCTCAG ATTATGTTGCCCCATGTTTCTACAGTCAGCATGGGAATCTGACTTGTGACTGGACAAAGGGCAGAAGAACAG CTCCAGGGGATGGCAAAGTAGAAATACTGGAAAGTCCTCAACTGGCAGTTACAGGCGAGGCATGCTTGGAGTTTTGGCATCTGGCTTCAGGGTCATCCAGAGCTGCTACACTTCGTGCTCTGCTGAAAAACAGTTTGGGTCAAGAGGAAATCTGGACCTCTCTTCCTCTCCCCAGAGATGCATGGAGACAAGTGTCTGTGCCCCTCAACATCACTGAATTAGGCTCTCTG GTCATGTTTGAAGCTGTCCATCCACTGGCTGTAGACCAGACTACATTAAAACGGATTGGAGTAAGAAGAGGCTCATGTA TAAACCAGTGTGAGGCAAACACTGAGCTGTGGACTGACAACTCAACACGTTGCCTCTGCTCAGTTGGACAGCgtttctgtttttcctctctgtgCCCTAGGGACCAAATATGTGGTCCTCAAAAAAATGGACCCAGTAGTTCTCCTTCAGGCATGTGCACCATCCACAGCAACACATATTGCCACACTTTTGATGGTGCAGTGTTCCGCTTCATGTCCCCCTGCACTTATGTGCTGACAAAGACTTGCTCAGCAACTGAAGCTCTGACAAAGTTCAATGTGGAAGTGGTCAACTTGCAAAGTGATAATGCAGCGCTGCCAACTATCCAACAAATCAACATTGACCTAGATAATTTGAGGGTGTCCTTGCTAAAAAGTCAGATGCACTGGGCTgtg gtTAATGGTGTCTGGCGAGAGCTTCCACTAAGCCTGAAAAATGACACAATCCATATCAAGGGCAACCCTGCTGCTGTAGTAATGGGAAGCAATGCTGGAGTATCCATTTCCTATGACAATACTGGGGCTGTCCAGGTCAGAATCCCATTACAATATTCTGATAGGGTTTGTGGATTGTGTGGCAACTTCAATCAGTTGCCTGGAGATGACTTGCTCAAGCCTGATGGTACGAAAGCCAATAGTGCTACAGCTCTGGCTAAGAGTTGGCAGACGGGGGAAAATGTCTCCTCCTGCGAAACCATTCAAGTGCCACAACATTGTGACCCACTGACTGAGTTTCATTTCAGCAGTGACAAGTACTGTGGACTCCTACGCTCTGGCTCTGGGCCGTTTTCTTCTTGTCTACCAGTTGTGGGTGCTGAGAGCCATTTCCAGGCTTGTTTGCTTGGCTTGTGTTCTAATCATGGTGATCAAAGTGTACTCTGTGAAACATTAGAGGTCTACGCAGATGTGTGCCAAATGGCAGGCATTGCTGTACCCACATGGAGAAACTCTACTTTCTGTG CTCCTGTGTGTGGTGAGAACAGCCATTATAACTCATGTGCTAATGGCTGTCCTGAGGTGTGCTCAAGTCTAGATCAACCAGGTTTCTGTGGTACTTGTGAGGAAAGATGTGAGTGCGATCCTGGCTTCAAGCTGAGCGGTGATAAGTGTGTCCCGGCAGACCAGTGTGGATGCTGGTATAATGGAAAACACTATAAG AAAGGGGGGATGACTGTGGAGGGAGACTGTATTCAGCAGTGCCAATGTATTGGTAATGATGTCATGCAGTGCACTACAATGAAATGTGCCAGTGATGAAGTTTGTAGGGAAAAGAATGGTGTCAAAGGCTGCTTCCCTTTCAAACCTGCCACCTGTAGTGTGTATGGGGATCCACACTACGTTACCTTTGACAAACTGGCCTACAACTTTCAAGGGGGCTGTGCTTACACCCTGACTACCACATGTGGAGGACATAGCACAGTACAGTTCACTGTAAATGGATTCAACATCCACCCTGCTGATCAAACCTTTACCAGGTCCAAACTTGAAGCTGTGGCTCTTCAGCTTGATGGACTGGACCTTACATTAAATCAAAGTGGAAAAGTTAAT GTGAACAGTGATGCTGTTAGACTTCCCTATTCAACCAGTGGTTCATATGGCTCTGTGTGGGTCTATGTGAAGAACGACTACACCATTCTGGAAACAACCTTTGGCTTAAAAATGGAGATGGATGGGCACAGCAGGCTGTTCCTGCAGGTGGATGAGCGCTACAAATATGAACTCTGCGGTCTGTGTGGCACCTACTCTGGATATCAGGATGATGATTTTGCAATGCCAGGAGGCCAAATTGCTACTGGATCATTTGAATTTGGTGACAGCTGGAGACTGCATGCCAATGAAGA ATGCACTGCCTATCCAAATAATCCCAGAGAATGTCTTGCTGATGAGGTGACTATCGCCAATGAGGAATGTTCCATGGTGTTTCAGGGGGCCTTTGAAGACTGCCATGAGCATGTTCACCCAAGCATCTACTTTAGTAGTTGTGTATATGACTATTGTGCCACCAGTGGTAATCAAGCCACTTTATGTGAATCGCTGAAGTCTTATGCAGCAGCATGCCAGGTGGAAGGAGTGGAACTGTCTCACTGGCAAACTGGCACACCATGTG gttTCTCAACTACAGTGCCAACAACTTCAAGCTCTACCTCTCCAGATCAGGCTT TCTGTCCCATCAACTGTAACTTTGACACAAATATGTGTGGGTGGCAGCAGCTCATTCAAGACAGTTTTGACTGGACAAGACATTCTGGAGCTACACCTTCAAATCTAACTGGGCCACACCAGGACCACACCACTGggg CTGGGTTCTACATGTACCTTGAGGGAGATGATGCAAGCCATGGAGACTCTGCACGTATTTTGAGCCCATCATGCCAACTTGATGGACCAGTCTGCTTCTACTTCTGGTACTATATGTACGGTTCAGCCAGTAGTATGGCTCTCAATATCCATCAGCTCCAAGCTAATAAGGCTACAAAGATCTGGTCTGCAATGAACAACCAAGGACCTAAATGGAGTCTGGGAAAAGCTGATCTGAACATCTCTGGTACTTTCAAA TTCATCATTGAGGGAATTCGAGGCTCTACTGAGCAGTCAGATGTGGCTATAGATGACATTGCCATCACTTCTGGGTCATGCTCAG AGGTTTCCTTCAACCTAGTTGTAACTGCACTTCCTCTTGGAACTACAGAAGTAGGCCCATCACACCCAT tctgcaACTTTGAATGTAGCTTCAAGAACAGCTTATGCAGTTGGAGTCAGATGGTCACTGATGCATTTGATTGGACATGGAACAATGGTTCTACCCCTACTGAGATGACTGGCCCCTCTACTGACCACTCTGGCG ATGGGAACTACATTTATATCGAGGCCACAAGTGTGACACATGGTGACACTGCTCGTCTTATCAGCTCAAAGTGTGCAGACACTGGCCTTCACTGTCTGCAGTTCTGGTACCATATGTATGGGTCAGCAGAAACAATGGGCCTCAACATTTACCTCCTTCAGAACAAAGTGGATGAGGCAGTCTGGCAGAAGAGGAACAATCAAGGCAATATGTGGCACTTGGCCCAGGTTGAGCTAAATGCTACGACTGCTTTTCAG ATAATCTTAGAGGGACGGAGAGGTTCCAATGATCAATCAGATGTGGCCGTAGATGATATAACACTTTACCTTGGAAGATGTTCAG ATCTGAGTGGCATGGGTACCGCTCTTCCTATTAACCCCAACTTTAACATGACAGCCATCCCAAGTGTCAATTTGTCTACCACTGCAGCTCCAGAATCCCCTGTGCTGTATAGTACAGCCCACATCACAAAATCAACTGTTACAGTTTCTCCCACAAACAACCTTACAACTGTTTCAATTGATATCCAAAATATAACTGAATCTCCAGGGAAGGGCCAACATCCAG AATGCCACCTTGACTGTGATTTTGAACAAGATTTGTGTCAATGGAGTCAGATGCTCACTGATGTGTTTGACTGGGAAAGGCACAGTGGTTCCACCCCCACTTTGACCACTGGTCCACTTTCAGATCACACCACAGGAG ATGGCCACTACCTCCACATTGAAGCCAATAAGGCATCACTAGGGGATACTGCTCGTTTTATTAGCACAGAGTGTCCTGATACTGGCCCACAATGTCTAGAGTTCTGGTATCATATGTATGGCTCTGCTGACACAATGGGTCTGCATATATACCTGCTTAAAGACAAACAGGCTACAGTAGTatggagaaaaagaaatgatCAAGGAAATATGTGGCATCATGCTCAGGTGGCCCTGACAGTAAATGGAACATTCCAG ATAATTTTCGAGGGTCGTAGAGGTTCCAATGATGAATCTGATGTGGCAGTAGATGACATAAGACTTCGTCGGGGATTATGTCAAG ATTTGGCCAGACCAACTGATGCACAAGCAAACTTGAGTCCAACAAATGCCCCCCTGGTTCCAGTAGCAACCCAACTAGGACTCTCCAATGTGACTGAGCCCCAAGTGTCCCCCACAGCTGGGCCACCTCCTCCAGCCACACAAGGCAATGCTACTGCTGGACCCCAGGTGCCTGCTACAACCCAACCAGCGCCCTCAAATGCAACTGGGCCACCTCCTCCAGCCACACAAGGCAATGCTACTGCTGGACCCCAGGTGCCTGCTACAACCCAACCAGCGCCCTCAAATGCGACTGGGCCACCTCCTCCAGCCACACAAGGCAATGCTACTGCTGGACCCCAGGTGCCTGCTACAACCCAACCAGCGCCCTCAAATGCGACTGGGCCACCTCCTCCAGCCACACAAGGCAATGCTACTGCTGGACCCCAGGTGCCTGCTACAACCCAACCAGCGCCCTCAAATGCGACCGGGCCACCTCCTCCAGCCACACAAGGCAATGCTACTGCTGGACCCCAGGTGCCTGCTACAACCCAACCAGCGCCCTCAAATGCAACTGGGCCACCTCCTCCAGCCACACAAGGCAATGCTACTGCTGGACCCCAGGTGCCTGCTACAACCCAACCAGCGCCCTCAAATGCGACTGGGCCACCTCCTCCAGCCACACAAGGCAATGCTACTGCTGGACCCCAGGTGCCTGCTACAACCCAACCAGCGCCCTCAAATGCAACTGGGCCACCTCCTCCAGCCACACAAGGCAATGCTACTGCTGGACCCCAGGTGCCTGCTACAACCCAACCAGTGCCCTCAAATGCGACTGGGCCACCTCCTCCAGCCACACAAGGCAATGCTACTGATGGACCCCAGGTGCCTGCTACAACCCAACCAGCCCTCTTTAATGTGACTGGACATAATTCTCCACGTACAATACCTGAAAACCCTCCCTCGACTAAATCAACAAGGCCAACATTGTGGCCAGACCTCTCAGTTGCGCCTAAACGTACGATGAGCCCCAAACAAACTGTCTTACCACTACCAGAAACCACTCAAGTTTCAA CACCATCTTGTGTCAAGAACAGTCACTACACCACTTGCATCTCTGCATGCAGCCCAACATGCAAATACTTGAATGGCCCACCACACTGCATGGCACAGAAGACTTGTGTGTCGGGATGTGTTTGTAACAAAGGCTTTGTACAAAAGGGGAGCATTTGTGTGCCTATACAGCATTGTGGATGCATGGATGGGAATGGCACTACTCACCAT TTCAATGAATTATGGTACACAAACCACTGCAGTCAGAAATGTGAATGTGAAGATGATGATGGGGAAGGGAAGATTGACTGCAAAGACAAAGATGGGTGTGATGGTGATTCTGTCTGCCTTCAACATGAGATGGGACAATATTATTGCAAGTCTacag gctTCAGTGAGTGCACCATTCAGGGAGACCCAGAGTACCAAACATTtgataaacagaagcatgactTCAGTGGAACAAACTTGTATGTGCTAGTCAGGACCAAAAATCTACCAAAGAATCTCCCAGAAATCTACATAGAGGGCACAAATGCATGCACTGACGAGGACAGTCAAAATGATGACAGCAGTGAGGAAAATACAAGTACAATTGATGGTGAAGATGACAAGCAAAAATTGCAAGGGCTTAAACTCAAGGTGTATAATCACACTGTAGAGCTCAAGCACACAAGAAAGGTGTTT GTAGATGGACAAAGGATTGAAGTTCCAGGTTCCTCAGCTCCTGGCCTTGAGATACGGATGCGTTCTTCCCGTATCTACATAAAAACTGACTTTGGTTTGTCTGTGGAGTTCAATGGAAACTGCAAAACTG ATATCATTCTGCCGGTCCTTTATAAAAGGAGAGTGGAAGGTTTATGCGGTAACTTCGATGGCCGAAAGTCAAATGACAAGCAGAAACCAGATGGCACCCTGGCCAAGAATATTAAAGAGTTTGGAGAAAGCTGGGCAGTTTGA